agctaCTCACCTAGTACTAAAGTACTGCTATTACTACCAACCTGGATGAAGTCTGTGAAGGTCTTCTTGCAGGAAGGACAAGTGAAGTAGCCGTCCACAGAATGCACCTCCACGTGATCTTTCAGCATCTCCAACCTTTCAAACGTATCCGGACATAAGAGGCACGAGTAGGAGCGGCTCTCCGTGTGCACCAGTAGGTGGTCCTCAAGCGCCGAGTCGCTCACAAAACTCTTGGTGCAGAAGTGGCAGGAGAAGGTGTAGGCGTCACGACCGTGAACCCTCAGGTGCAGATCCAGCTTGTCTTTGTCCCGGAAGGCCTTGCCGCACAGCGTGCATTTGAAAGGACGGAAAGTCTTCCTGATGAAAAGGTGCTGCAGAGCTGCGTTCTGGGGTAGAAGAACAGGAGGAGATCAGCTGGAACAAACCTGCAGAGTGTTTTTGGTTTctgcttaaaaacaaaactggagcATAAATCGTGGAACGATCTGTGTCCTGTCACATGTGTCCGATATAAACAGAACATCTGTTGTCTCGTCATCTTCCAGGTTTTACCTACCTGCTCATCCGTCTGTGAGGGAAGCACACATTGAGGAAGAAGAGACACACTGTTGTAAAGcataaaacagcattaaaatcTGGGACTCTTCAGGAGAAACAGAGTCTGCAGTCTCACCCGGATTTTCTTGGCACGGTGCATGTCCTGGGAGGTGAGATGGGATTCTGGCTGGCTGCTCTGTGCCAGGTCTTCCTTTAGGGAAACAGGCAGGTCTGTATTAGCAGATGGTGTTTCGGACTGTAGGAGCGGTTCCTCGGTAGGAGGTTCCAGTGGACCCTCGTCCTCGGTCCCAGCATCCCCCTCAGGCTCCATGTCCACTTCCTTCAGCCCGTTCTGTGCTCCTCCTTCATGTTCCACCAACACCTTCTCTGTCAAATCCAGCAATTCCTGATAAAAATAGTAAGAACACTTTCATATGTTTATGTACATAGAAATCCACCATTCATCTCTTattgttttatgcttttttcaACATACATTACTGTTGGTTGCAAGTTGTTAAAACATTACTACAATTTATATATCGGTCCTACTAGTCAATGTGTGTCATTTATTTCTACATTGagtttttataataataataataataataataataataataataatagtaactTCGTTGTCCTTTTTTGAGGAAGGGGTATAAGTAGACTTTTCCTTTTCTACTGGACAATTAAAAATATGAGGGttaatatgaaataatataCACCTCTGTCAGATTTTGGATGTAAAgatatttttattcaaccaagaaCCTTGTTTCTGTTAGAAAACAAGGCAGGTGtctctaaaagaaaataaaacaatgtaaaagacgtatcaattttgaaaaagattatttgtttctatttatatttaattaaaaatggcaTGTCAAATTATACCCTTCGCAAAAATCAGTTGAAATATCTTTTTTGGTATTATGACATATAAAGTCTTCCTAACCTTGATGAGTAGCTTTTTGAATGATTCCACTgatattaagatgttttatctttggtgatgagtctttgaggttggaaggtctccttgccatcaccctaatctttagctccctccacagattctctatcagatatAAGTTGAGACTCTGGCCGGGCCGCtgcaaaatgttcattttactTCCAGTTAGAAGaaacatttgttaaaatacTACTTTACACCTGAATCTGCTGAGAGTGTGAATAATTGTAGATTCATGGTTTTACTgaggttttcttttcctttttcctgCACCAACTATTCCTGATATAAACAAAGTTTCCTTACTGTTGCCTTGTCCCCATTGGTGTCTACAGGTGGATCCAAGCGTATAAATTTTGGGGGGCGTCCTGGTCTTCTCCCTGTCCCGAACCTCTTCCTGCCTCTCCCTCTGCCGCGGCCTCTGGATCTGACAGCAGACAGTCACAGAGATCAGTTGATGTGGTCATAAAAGGAGGGTGAACCAAGATTAtgataaacaaatgttttaacctGGAAACAGAGCTAAACTTGTCGTCGTGCATGTTGAGATGTTGCTGCAGCTGCTCCGAGCTCACAAAGCGGCGGTTGCACTCGTAACACGGCCAGTTCCACTCCTGCTCCTGGAGAGCTGCATGAACAAGAGAAGGTGTGTATCGGGACAGGAAAATGCAGCCTGATGTACCAGACTGAAACTGTGTCAAGCAAAGTCACCTTTCCGCTCTTCGTCTGTAACATCATGGATCTTCTGATTCACAAAGTCTGCATACGAGGCTGCATACCACACCTGCAACATAAATCACAGACCTAAATAACCTCTCACTCCTCTCTTCTTTTGGTCTTATCACATCCTCCACCATGTGGAAGCTCACCGACCTTCAGCTCCTGCTTGggctggatgtgtttgatgGTGGTGTAAAAGATTTCGGAGCCGTACTGATAGGCCACCAGGTTCTGCTCCAGGTGATTCTGCGCCGGCCTCACAAACATCATCCAGTTGCAGATGTCCTCATCAGAAAGGTCCAACCACACATCGCTTGACTTCTCCGCTGCCTTCTCTGGATCCAGCATGCACAGCTGACGACGAAATCAGCCAGACACGATGAGATGCATTTTTATCCCAGAGAAACAGGAAGGCGTGTATCACTAACAAAATCCTcaaactctgatcaacttaaaaaaattaaatgcgtAAAATTGATTCAGATACATTTAGttcaggggtgccaataagttTTGCAAGAAGAATTTGcttaaaaactattatttctAAATATGAGATTTGTTTCccccaataaataaattatttgaaatgtATGGAAAGGTTCTTCATTGTGAGAATATGCTAGAGTTGATAtgagatgattttattttaaggccTTCCACATATCTTACTCAGAGGTTGCCAATAAATAGCTAGCCTTAATAACTAGAGTTTCGTCCCCTTTGGCTGAAATAACTTCACTGAGGCGCCTCTTGTAGCTTTCCactgccccttttccattgaaGGTTCCGGCTCCACTCGGTCCCTCTCTACTCAGCATGGTACCGGTTGTGTTTCAGTGTAGTCCGCtgtgctgctgttaacctgACTGTgaaacattgtcacattaaagtaatttgCGTGAAATGATAATAAAGAaataggaaataaaacataaataaaccaaatactCTCTGCCTGCTTCCTCTTCCTGCAGACGCTCGTTCGCTAAAGGACCATCAATAAATTTCTAAACCAAAAACGCTGTTTCacgttgttttgtgtgttttgggggaaacttgtgtgtctgaacagctgattttatgtgtgatcagctggtttaggatgttattaaatacagcgccccctacctgcTTGTAATTCAGTAAGCTGAtgtgtcttttttctttcagccttcaggcgtAATTTATCATTTGTAGATAGTAAAATTAAATTTCGGTTTGACCCGTTCtggccactgtggtccttaatattattgtagtttctcttgagttttattaacttttccctccACAACCTCTTCAAAAACCATCTCATTtgtcctggtcccatggccaatccgtgaacagcagtctgttcacgtcacatgttgtccctactcagccccggtcgtacctgctcaggagcaggaacCAAGAAAGTGGGTACTGGGCCAGAACAACTGGTAATGGAAATGCTTGCAAAACCGTGTGAGTGGAGCTGGCCTAAGCAGAGTCTGTGGAAAAAGGGACATACCAGTATGCCCCgctcctcactttcagctgcGAGATGTTTAGCATCACCTGATACACAGAAGAATTCATGGTGGATTTTGTGATGGAGAGCTAGCCATATACTTcagcagcaaagcatccccaaaccatgacgcTTTCACCTCAATGCTTTACAGTAAGTGCGAGTTTCTATTTCTGGACTCTTCTATTCTATTTCTACTGCAGACCTGGTAGTccaaaattataattattattggtACAGTCTGTTCTGATTGTACAGGCATGCACTTTCATGTCAACAGTAGCAGGACCCTGCTGTAGGTTTTGGAGACATCTTTTACCATAATGATCTCATGGAGAGCTGGCTTGAACTCACTACACAAGTCAGTTATGTGCAGTCTAAATCAACTGAATTCTCCATGGTCTTGTCTTACTTACCTTTAATTGAAAGTAGTGGTCCTGCAGTTCACTTTGTGGAACCAGCGCTCCCTCCACAGGGCCGAACTGGGTGCGCTTGGGGATGCGCCTCTTTGAGAACACTCCTCCCAGGAAGCGGTCAATGTAAAGGATCTGAGGAAGACTGGCCCTGGCTTTGGATAACACGGGCCGGTTGGGGATGGGATGCAGGGGGCCATGCAGAGGACAGTCTGAAGGGTTGGCACTGTTACACTCCTCACACCCTGAGACACCACAGATATCAACAAGAAAAGCATCAAACTAGATCTAGATATAGGTGGGTACAGCTGTAGTTAATTCTTTTAAAACggggaaaatctgaaaactCAAACATTCCCCATATTCAACTTTTTTCAACCTTTTTAGGACTGCATTTTAATCCTGTAAACAGCTGGTGCCACAAGTCAGTCTCTTCAGTTgacatttaaatatgttatgaTTATACAGTTTGTTTATTAGAAGTATATTTGTGTAGAAACAGAATCTAACAGTAATTGACTTAGGAATAGGTTAAAGGAAGTGCAGAAATGGTTACTTAGCTTTGTTTTTAGGTTTATTGGACTAATGCAAAGGGTAAAGTGAAATTATCTTGTGTGTTTTGTTCAACATGTTGTGTCCACAGGCAGCAGCGGAGAGCTTCACTCACAGAGGGCGTGAGGGTCAAACGATTGAGGGTGTTGCAGCTCCCAGTCGTCCATCTCGGAGTCTTCATCCTCCACTTCGTCTGAGTCGTCTGTGGAGTCCGTGGCTCCAAGCGGGCTACTGGGAGGCTCTGCGATGTCACCCATGTCTGTGAGAGAGTTGGACAGCTGCTCCTGTGTGGGAAAGTTATTAGCCAACTGATATTAAATGAGGTCTTTAAATTTCCTGCAGAGCTGGAAAATGCATCACCACCTGGGACACAGGCTCCAGGATGGCTTGTGGAGCATCTGCTACATTACTGAGAACATGCAGATTGGCAGCATTCACGTTCTGTCCACCAGGCAGGAGAACAGTCACCTGTAGGTGAGGAACGTTTTTGACATCTCGGTTTGTGAAAACAATGCAACTCGCAGCGAGTCAGAAATGTGGAAAGGAAAGCCAGACAGACCTGCTGAGTGGTGCCATCCTGCTGGATGTAAGCCACTTGTGGCTGATCTGAAAACACCGTCTGAGGAAACATTGAAAAGAATGTGTGCATGTAAACTTAGCTTAAATATGCAATAAGTGAGAGAGAGTTCTGGGCATGCTTTAGTCTTGTCTAAACTAAACTGTATTTAAGCTGTCTTTGTTTTCACCTGGGCGCCATCTGCAGGATGAATGTAGACTAGTGTGTGCTCTGCAGACTCCACAGAGGTGTAGGAGCTCCCCTCTGCTGTATAGACCACCTGCTGCTCCGCTCGGTCTGCCTGATCTCCACTGTACACAATCTGGGCCACAGTGCTGCCTTCAAAATGCACCTGCAACACAGCAGCATGCAACACAAAGCCTTTAAAGCATCTGCATTCCTATCTCATGCATATGAATTTTTAGATGAGAGAAGAATCTCTTTAATCTCTAAATCTTCACTGCAAGAAAAAAGGCTCAGTAGATGCAAGTCGAATTACTGATGCTTGTTTTACGGTTGTACATGACTTTTAGGATAGTAGAGTATTGTAGCATCTAATGGAACTTCATGTGAGGTGAAGACCTCAGCAACACTTCAAGTAACAGGAAGCAACTTTATTAGCAGACCAATGCGTTTCGGCTTGTGGCCTTCATCTGGTTCATCATGGAGAAAGCTTCATCCCTATCTTCTAGTGTAACATTAGGTCACAGAAGTACCAGTCCAGTTGAATCCAGTACCAGTACGAGAGGGATGTCTTTGAAGGATTCCATACATTTCTATTCCCAGTGACTTTCCAGGCGTTGTGGGGGATCCCAAAGCATTCCCGGACCAGAGGTGATAGGTAGTCCTTTCTGCAATTTCTGGAGAAGTCTTCTCTAAGGCCGACGTGCTTGGAAAACGAAAGAGAAGCATCCAAAAGGCATCCTGAATAGATGCCAGAAAACCCAAGCGGACTCCAAGCTCTGCCCAGATAACACAGACCACAACCTTTCTTTGGCTGAGCCGGTCCACCTTACAGGGGAAGCTTTTAAGTAGCATGTATCGTCTTTAGGTTCAGGCCTTTTGGGTCATGATACATATCTTGTGACCATATGTGAAGGTTGAAAAACATAAAGGTCGGTAAATTCAAAGTTTCTCCTTTAGAATCAGCATTTTCTTCACCAATACAGACCTGAATAACATCCTGATTACTGCAGTGGAAGCCTCGACCCAGTTTCTGACAGTCTCTACTGTAACACTCTGAGTTTGACTTCATACCTGTGTTGAATTGTCTGAGTCGTCGTTAACTGTCTGACTCCACACGGCGGACGGTTCCTGCTTGGTTTCCATCGCTGCAAAGCACCTTCGCCAGCCACCTCACTCCCCTCCTGACACAGGGTGGGATGCCTAAAATACAATAGAAATAATAAATGGTTTCTAGGACATTTTTATCTTAACACCTGTTATTCTAATAGTAATActgtcacaaaaataaaataaaacggaTTTTGATCTTATTATTTTACACTCACATATTTCAGAGCTGTATCATATTAGGAAAATATAATATAGCAACATCAGAATGACAATATCAGTTCAGATTAGCCCACATTTTCCTTAATCTTCTCTTGCTTCTTTGTCATCATGCAGCTCTACGAGGCTAGAAAGGATGAATCACAGAAAAACTATGGTTTTGAAGAACCTGCCCAGTGAAACTTCCAGCTGGGTAAAAAAGTAAGGATTTCTGCTGAAGGATTTAAcaagataaaatgtttaaaaagagtacagaagaaaaaaactgcCAACTCTGCTTTgagttgatgacatcacaaaaggCACAAGAATCAAGCAGATTAGCAGCCATTAAAAAACACGATGACAAACGTGTGATCTCAGCATAGGTTCTGATGCATTCGAGTCATTCTGCAGTGTCCTCACATACGGCTCAAACGTTTTGCTTCAGCCGTACAGTACAACAAAAATAACAGGCAGGAATTTTATtagggacattttttttttaaactctgagCAGTTGACCAGACCGCCGGACACATCTGTGCAAAGCTACATTTTTATGACCGCGTACGTGGTGTCACACAGCAAACTGCTCGGCGGGAAAAGGTCTTCTCATCGAACTATTTAATATGTGACACACTGGTCCAAGCAACCAGTCAGGCGTATTCCCCTTCTTTGTCCCTAGTCTGGTTTGATGGCCTTACAtattccttcttttcttttgtttttccaaagctacaaggCAAATCAGCTCTTCCTCCTTGTCCGATGACACCATGACAGAAACTACTATGAAATCTTAAACGTCTGTGGACAGTTCACCTGACTGTTTTAAAAAGGATATATCTTATATTGTTACAGTAATGTTTTATAACAAAATAGCTAAACAAATAGAACGACTGACCATGACGTCTGGTTCTATAGGCGACAAACTACAGCATATTTACTCCATTccagctgtttttctgttttggctTTTTGGTAACACTAAAATACAACACATCAATCAAACTTCTGAGtcagataaagataacctgagtagataaaaaaaaaactatttcataTGATGACGTCATTTCTTAAGCGAAAAAGTAATTACCCTGCTTGTTAAATCCCAAATTAACTGTAAGTAACCACACATTTGGAATATCGAGTTTCATTTGACTAGCCACAAGGTAGGTTACTGTGTGAGCTGTCCAATCATGAACTCACTTTaaaagaacctgtctgacaacatgaagtaggctaaaaaaaactcaaaaagccACACATGACACCTACTTTCTGCAAGGTATGCAGACACATTACAGGCGCCCCCATGCACCCCGCTGGACATTTGGTTTTATCTTTACGTGTAtaaaacttttatgtttttattacagCAGGTGATCAACTCaattaacaacaaaaaatactgtaTAATAATGTAACAATATGTAAATGCAGCAGCACCTAGGACTCAATACATTCTCTGTAGTGGAAATATGATATTATGAGATCTGAACAGCTTGTACGCTATGTAAGAATGTTGTTGCTATATTGTTACACATCCTGCCTTTTGCACTCGCCCATTTATCAAGAATGGCATGACATGAAATAGACCGTGCCACACTGTTTTCAATGGAGATTGCTGCTAACTGGGTCAAGCGATCATTGCCCATACTGGAATGAAGGTATGTTTTGATAAGCTTCAGCTTATTAAAGGATCACTCTGCAGATGCAACCGTCAGAGGCATGGTGGGAATACTTCATCCCTTGCCTGTGTTCTTCTCCGCTAAGTCACACGGTCAATCAAGCATTATTTAATAGCGTTAAATAAATGAGACATCTTGCTAATGCACTTTttcaatataaataatatttaaaaatgaataacttAATATTAAGTGGCCGTTCCTACACTTCCATCTAAGATTATGCTGATCAGTACACAGGTGGACAGCAATAGTCATTTTACTAGTAGTAGCTTTAGTTAACCTGAATATTCTCCTCTTCATACTCTGACATAACTTACCTACTTTCCTTCAACCACTTTAAAGAACTTTCTTTTCTGTGTCTCCATCTTTTCCTCCCTGTCATCAGATGACAACAcgatttaaacaaaaacaattgg
This genomic window from Girardinichthys multiradiatus isolate DD_20200921_A chromosome 18, DD_fGirMul_XY1, whole genome shotgun sequence contains:
- the prdm10 gene encoding PR domain zinc finger protein 10 isoform X2, with translation METKQEPSAVWSQTVNDDSDNSTQVHFEGSTVAQIVYSGDQADRAEQQVVYTAEGSSYTSVESAEHTLVYIHPADGAQTVFSDQPQVAYIQQDGTTQQVTVLLPGGQNVNAANLHVLSNVADAPQAILEPVSQEQLSNSLTDMGDIAEPPSSPLGATDSTDDSDEVEDEDSEMDDWELQHPQSFDPHALWCEECNSANPSDCPLHGPLHPIPNRPVLSKARASLPQILYIDRFLGGVFSKRRIPKRTQFGPVEGALVPQSELQDHYFQLKLCMLDPEKAAEKSSDVWLDLSDEDICNWMMFVRPAQNHLEQNLVAYQYGSEIFYTTIKHIQPKQELKVWYAASYADFVNQKIHDVTDEERKALQEQEWNWPCYECNRRFVSSEQLQQHLNMHDDKFSSVSRSRGRGRGRGRKRFGTGRRPGRPPKFIRLDPPVDTNGDKATELLDLTEKVLVEHEGGAQNGLKEVDMEPEGDAGTEDEGPLEPPTEEPLLQSETPSANTDLPVSLKEDLAQSSQPESHLTSQDMHRAKKIRTDEQNAALQHLFIRKTFRPFKCTLCGKAFRDKDKLDLHLRVHGRDAYTFSCHFCTKSFVSDSALEDHLLVHTESRSYSCLLCPDTFERLEMLKDHVEVHSVDGYFTCPSCKKTFTDFIQVKKHIRCFHSEKIFQCPDCEKAFCRPDKLRLHMLRHSDRKDFLCSTCGKQFKRKDKLREHMQRMHNPDREAKKSDRTHHSKTHKTKVPATDLDSFVFKCRLCMMGFRRRGMLVNHLSKRHPEMRIDDVPELTLPIIKPNRDYFCQYCDKVYKSASKRKAHILKNHPGAELPPSIRKLRPAAPGEPDPMLSTHTQLTGTIATAPVCCPHCAKQYSSKTKMVQHIRKKHPEFAQLANTIQTPLTTAVISSAPAVISADGTAAEAVVTTDLLTQAMTELSQTLTTDYRTTQGDYQRIQYIPVSQAGGGLSHPQHIQLQVVQVAPASSPHSQAQTVDVSQLHDPHGYSQHSIQVQHIQVSESSGTAQAATQGNSQPLSPASQQPSQELSPAQLTPVTLAQSHTLQTSSTQQQGTVQHAYIPGNWNYRGYPSEIQMMTLPHGQYVITEPSTPVSGVNSSQVKTTHFVISEGQSELETKQTAPQSTTQAQTDHLEQQPAGQQAPTQYIITTTTNGSGTSEVHITKP
- the prdm10 gene encoding PR domain zinc finger protein 10 isoform X4; amino-acid sequence: METKQEPSAVWSQTVNDDSDNSTQVHFEGSTVAQIVYSGDQADRAEQQVVYTAEGSSYTSVESAEHTLVYIHPADGAQTVFSDQPQVAYIQQDGTTQQVTVLLPGGQNVNAANLHVLSNVADAPQAILEPVSQEQLSNSLTDMGDIAEPPSSPLGATDSTDDSDEVEDEDSEMDDWELQHPQSFDPHALWCEECNSANPSDCPLHGPLHPIPNRPVLSKARASLPQILYIDRFLGGVFSKRRIPKRTQFGPVEGALVPQSELQDHYFQLKLCMLDPEKAAEKSSDVWLDLSDEDICNWMMFVRPAQNHLEQNLVAYQYGSEIFYTTIKHIQPKQELKVWYAASYADFVNQKIHDVTDEERKALQEQEWNWPCYECNRRFVSSEQLQQHLNMHDDKFSSVSRSRGRGRGRGRKRFGTGRRPGRPPKFIRLDPPVDTNGDKATELLDLTEKVLVEHEGGAQNGLKEVDMEPEGDAGTEDEGPLEPPTEEPLLQSETPSANTDLPVSLKEDLAQSSQPESHLTSQDMHRAKKIRNAALQHLFIRKTFRPFKCTLCGKAFRDKDKLDLHLRVHGRDAYTFSCHFCTKSFVSDSALEDHLLVHTESRSYSCLLCPDTFERLEMLKDHVEVHSVDGYFTCPSCKKTFTDFIQVKKHIRCFHSEKIFQCPDCEKAFCRPDKLRLHMLRHSDRKDFLCSTCGKQFKRKDKLREHMQRMHNPDREAKKSDRTHHSKTHKTKVPATDLDSFVFKCRLCMMGFRRRGMLVNHLSKRHPEMRIDDVPELTLPIIKPNRDYFCQYCDKVYKSASKRKAHILKNHPGAELPPSIRKLRPAAPGEPDPMLSTHTQLTGTIATAPVCCPHCAKQYSSKTKMVQHIRKKHPEFAQLANTIQTPLTTAVISSAPAVISADGTAAEAVVTTDLLTQAMTELSQTLTTDYRTTQGDYQRIQYIPVSQAGGGLSHPQHIQLQVVQVAPASSPHSQAQTVDVSQLHDPHGYSQHSIQVQHIQVSESSGTAQAATQGNSQPLSPASQQPSQELSPAQLTPVTLAQSHTLQTSSTQQQGTVQHAYIPGNWNYRGYPSEIQMMTLPHGQYVITEPSTPVSGVNSSQVKTTHFVISEGQSELETKQTAPQSTTQAQTDHLEQQPAGQQAPTQYIITTTTNGSGTSEVHITKP
- the prdm10 gene encoding PR domain zinc finger protein 10 isoform X1 yields the protein METKQEPSAVWSQTVNDDSDNSTQVHFEGSTVAQIVYSGDQADRAEQQVVYTAEGSSYTSVESAEHTLVYIHPADGAQTVFSDQPQVAYIQQDGTTQQVTVLLPGGQNVNAANLHVLSNVADAPQAILEPVSQVEQLSNSLTDMGDIAEPPSSPLGATDSTDDSDEVEDEDSEMDDWELQHPQSFDPHALWCEECNSANPSDCPLHGPLHPIPNRPVLSKARASLPQILYIDRFLGGVFSKRRIPKRTQFGPVEGALVPQSELQDHYFQLKLCMLDPEKAAEKSSDVWLDLSDEDICNWMMFVRPAQNHLEQNLVAYQYGSEIFYTTIKHIQPKQELKVWYAASYADFVNQKIHDVTDEERKALQEQEWNWPCYECNRRFVSSEQLQQHLNMHDDKFSSVSRSRGRGRGRGRKRFGTGRRPGRPPKFIRLDPPVDTNGDKATELLDLTEKVLVEHEGGAQNGLKEVDMEPEGDAGTEDEGPLEPPTEEPLLQSETPSANTDLPVSLKEDLAQSSQPESHLTSQDMHRAKKIRTDEQNAALQHLFIRKTFRPFKCTLCGKAFRDKDKLDLHLRVHGRDAYTFSCHFCTKSFVSDSALEDHLLVHTESRSYSCLLCPDTFERLEMLKDHVEVHSVDGYFTCPSCKKTFTDFIQVKKHIRCFHSEKIFQCPDCEKAFCRPDKLRLHMLRHSDRKDFLCSTCGKQFKRKDKLREHMQRMHNPDREAKKSDRTHHSKTHKTKVPATDLDSFVFKCRLCMMGFRRRGMLVNHLSKRHPEMRIDDVPELTLPIIKPNRDYFCQYCDKVYKSASKRKAHILKNHPGAELPPSIRKLRPAAPGEPDPMLSTHTQLTGTIATAPVCCPHCAKQYSSKTKMVQHIRKKHPEFAQLANTIQTPLTTAVISSAPAVISADGTAAEAVVTTDLLTQAMTELSQTLTTDYRTTQGDYQRIQYIPVSQAGGGLSHPQHIQLQVVQVAPASSPHSQAQTVDVSQLHDPHGYSQHSIQVQHIQVSESSGTAQAATQGNSQPLSPASQQPSQELSPAQLTPVTLAQSHTLQTSSTQQQGTVQHAYIPGNWNYRGYPSEIQMMTLPHGQYVITEPSTPVSGVNSSQVKTTHFVISEGQSELETKQTAPQSTTQAQTDHLEQQPAGQQAPTQYIITTTTNGSGTSEVHITKP
- the prdm10 gene encoding PR domain zinc finger protein 10 isoform X3 is translated as METKQEPSAVWSQTVNDDSDNSTQVHFEGSTVAQIVYSGDQADRAEQQVVYTAEGSSYTSVESAEHTLVYIHPADGAQTVFSDQPQVAYIQQDGTTQQVTVLLPGGQNVNAANLHVLSNVADAPQAILEPVSQVEQLSNSLTDMGDIAEPPSSPLGATDSTDDSDEVEDEDSEMDDWELQHPQSFDPHALWCEECNSANPSDCPLHGPLHPIPNRPVLSKARASLPQILYIDRFLGGVFSKRRIPKRTQFGPVEGALVPQSELQDHYFQLKLCMLDPEKAAEKSSDVWLDLSDEDICNWMMFVRPAQNHLEQNLVAYQYGSEIFYTTIKHIQPKQELKVWYAASYADFVNQKIHDVTDEERKALQEQEWNWPCYECNRRFVSSEQLQQHLNMHDDKFSSVSRSRGRGRGRGRKRFGTGRRPGRPPKFIRLDPPVDTNGDKATELLDLTEKVLVEHEGGAQNGLKEVDMEPEGDAGTEDEGPLEPPTEEPLLQSETPSANTDLPVSLKEDLAQSSQPESHLTSQDMHRAKKIRNAALQHLFIRKTFRPFKCTLCGKAFRDKDKLDLHLRVHGRDAYTFSCHFCTKSFVSDSALEDHLLVHTESRSYSCLLCPDTFERLEMLKDHVEVHSVDGYFTCPSCKKTFTDFIQVKKHIRCFHSEKIFQCPDCEKAFCRPDKLRLHMLRHSDRKDFLCSTCGKQFKRKDKLREHMQRMHNPDREAKKSDRTHHSKTHKTKVPATDLDSFVFKCRLCMMGFRRRGMLVNHLSKRHPEMRIDDVPELTLPIIKPNRDYFCQYCDKVYKSASKRKAHILKNHPGAELPPSIRKLRPAAPGEPDPMLSTHTQLTGTIATAPVCCPHCAKQYSSKTKMVQHIRKKHPEFAQLANTIQTPLTTAVISSAPAVISADGTAAEAVVTTDLLTQAMTELSQTLTTDYRTTQGDYQRIQYIPVSQAGGGLSHPQHIQLQVVQVAPASSPHSQAQTVDVSQLHDPHGYSQHSIQVQHIQVSESSGTAQAATQGNSQPLSPASQQPSQELSPAQLTPVTLAQSHTLQTSSTQQQGTVQHAYIPGNWNYRGYPSEIQMMTLPHGQYVITEPSTPVSGVNSSQVKTTHFVISEGQSELETKQTAPQSTTQAQTDHLEQQPAGQQAPTQYIITTTTNGSGTSEVHITKP